Proteins encoded by one window of Serratia nevei:
- the tpx gene encoding thiol peroxidase: MTQTVHFQGNPVSVAGKLPQQGEQAKAFSLVAKDLSDVALSSFAGKRKVLNIFPSIDTGVCATSVRKFNQLASGLDNTVVLCISADLPFAQSRFCGAEGLSNVVTLSTLRGAEFKQAYGVEIAEGPLAGLTARAVVVLDGQDNVLYSELVNEITTEPDYDAALAALK; encoded by the coding sequence ATGACTCAGACAGTACATTTTCAAGGCAATCCGGTCAGCGTAGCGGGCAAACTGCCACAGCAGGGCGAACAGGCCAAGGCCTTCTCACTGGTTGCCAAAGACCTGTCAGACGTAGCGCTGAGCAGCTTCGCGGGTAAACGCAAAGTCCTGAACATCTTCCCAAGCATCGATACCGGCGTCTGCGCGACTTCGGTGCGTAAATTCAACCAGCTGGCCAGCGGCCTGGATAACACCGTGGTGCTGTGCATCTCCGCCGATCTGCCGTTCGCGCAGTCTCGCTTTTGCGGCGCGGAAGGCCTGAGCAACGTGGTCACCCTGTCCACTTTGCGCGGCGCCGAGTTCAAGCAGGCGTACGGCGTCGAAATCGCCGAAGGCCCGTTGGCAGGCCTGACCGCGCGTGCGGTCGTGGTGCTGGATGGCCAGGACAACGTCCTGTACAGCGAGCTGGTGAACGAAATCACCACCGAGCCGGACTACGACGCAGCGCTGGCTGCGCTGAAATAA